The Xyrauchen texanus isolate HMW12.3.18 chromosome 42, RBS_HiC_50CHRs, whole genome shotgun sequence genome includes the window gcagGCTTCTGTCATGTGTGCCGATTCCCCGGGCCCACCTCTAGAAAGGCCCCTGCAGTTGAGGCGAGGGAAGTTTTGCTCCCTAAAAATGACCCTAACGAAATTGCTGTGAGTGATTCTTTCGTTActctttattctttaaaaaaatcacgAAAAAGCGATGCAATTTTTAAAATTCTTATATAAAGCGATCAATCTAGCTAAGTCTAATTATCGGGACAAAACTTTAAGTCCATCGAGACACGGCTTGTAAAATCGGGACTGTTCCAGTTTTATCGGGGCGTCTGGCCCCCCTAAACTGCGAATGCCATTCCCAACTTCCCATACCACTGATTGTCCCAACGCTGAGTCGCACGCTTCAGCACGCTGGCACGAAGGCGAAGCCCCTTCATCAGTCACTGAATTCAGAGAACATTTTACAGTTAGGTGTGTGTTATAGGCATTGTGTggattttttgttctatttttaacTGGAGTATAAAATAGATAGTCTGAAAAACAAGGAGTTGTTTGTGTTTTAATAATGGTTTtgtaattgattaatgaaaaaaCATGTCATTTTTCGTTTTTGGATTCTTAATTGGATCTTAAAAGAACGAATGATACATGGATTTCATCGCATTTgcattttgtcctttttaagtttgttttaaaGTGCTTGACTTTGTTTTCTGTTTCCAGGATTCTTCCTTCATAGCATGTGGAATTTAAATCTTGATTGTCTTTAAGCAAGAACCATGTGCTGATATAAtatacacaattgtacagagctgctTGTGTGGACTGTGGAAGCAAGAAGCAATGGTTATGTCAGCCTGCATCAGAAATGAAGTAATGTATCATTTTTTCTGCTATTTTCTGAATATAGTGTTGAACGGGATGTTGATTTAAAGTTATCTTACAGTGTGACTTAGCATACAGGTACCAAAAGTTGGAAACcacattgaaaatgaatatttaagatttatttattatttatttattttttacgctcaaaattcataaaataattCCATAAAATTTAAagtaatctttaactaaaaaaaatatataataaataaataaaaataaaattgtatatatatatatatatttcaagtaaaaaaaaaaatgtatatagatttttttacttttaaataaaattgaaaatttgtaaaaaaaaattaagcaattgaatttgatggaattttgttatgaaattgaaatgcgtaaatctaaaatatgtttttgaggtTAAGCAAATTTGTGATTTTCACAACATTAAATATCAAATTTATTTCACTCCAAATATCatcttgtaatatatatatagatatatatatgtagatatatatatatatatatattagggctgtcaatcaattaaatgtttttaatttaatttattacatgATATGGCGATTCATTAAtagaattaatcacaattattcgcatataaatatttgctgagaaagcccctaaaataacaataattgaatACACTgtataatgatcaaataattataaatagttatatttaaataattacaaaattaatgtatattataaaaAGTAAGTGTTTTGGTTGTGTCACGTCATAAATAAAGTTTATAGGTCGCTGTGGAAAATTTAGGAAAACACGTTTTGAGATACATGCATTCGGAATCGTGctccgtccagctgtgtttgagcgCAAGAACGGGTCAAGCGAGCctgattgtgttttgttgtctgttgTGTGTTTCGCTTACTGCACCCTGCTGAAAACAGTTGGTACTTCAAGATTGAACCGCTTCAATGGTAATATTCTATATTACAGTCCAGGGACATGATGAATTGCATACATTGTTTTTACgcattttatgtaattaatcacaTCAAATTAATGCATTCAATtgccagccctaatatatacagtatttaaaaacaaaatgcaaatcaGAAGCATTTTcatagtggtctcagacttttgggcaTTACTGTATATGTGTAAATTATGTAAGTTATGATAAGTTGAGTTTTAGTTTATTTGTTAAGTTGTGTAGTTCTCTTGACTACACCATTGTATCGGTGGTTGTTAACGGGCTGGTTGGACACAGTGTGTCCAGGTGTTGGATAGATGGAGGCCTGTTCAGTGTTTTGGAGCAAAGAACACTCGAGTCGGCTTCACACTTGGTGGTTCTGCTGTGCCACAGAGCTTCAGCGGTTCCGGCCCGTACCACAAACCCTCCATCAGCCAACACCTCTGTTTTCACTACAGGTACATGTGACTGATTCAGTTTCATTAGCGCTTCTAGAGAACACTTCCTTCGTTCTTTAAAACTGCTTCTGcgttgatcatcatcatcatcatcatcatcttcttcctCTTCCGTATCTGTGCAGTTTCCATCtattgtttcttttgtttctcCTACAATGCGTCTCCCGGTGGCGTCTCCTGCCATGTTTGTGTTCAAATCTTTTTTGACGGATAAATCGAGCGGTCCCTCGTTAGATCGAGCTGTCCGCTCTAGTGCCAGTTTAATGTGCGAGAGCTCCGAACGGATCTTGCCCAGGTGAGCCCACAGGTGGCGCTGCTCAGGAAGTGTTGTGGCGCGCTGCTCTGTGCTCTGGTACTCTTGTAGTAAGGTGGAGAAATCCTGCAGGAGAGCAGCTGCCGGGTCCGCGTCTCTCTCCATTCCTCTCTGTCTCGCCTCCAGCGGTTCAGACATATGCAGCAGGGAGGCGGCATCACTGAGGGGGCTGCATGTGAAAAAGAGGGTTTAATTGTATCTAAATCCCATTCATCAACTCCAACCTGAGACTATTTAACTCTGTTTTAGATATGTTTTTTCTGGGCTGAAAGTTTTTCTATTTATTGCGaaatatgggtgtttcttcaacatcATGCACTTTAATGTccaaggggttgatttttattcaaacaaacagacaaaaacgataaaaatgtaatttccatcagtgtcatttccagcacagaattatattaaacacaaCACAGAATTTGAGGTGTGCTTGAAATGTTCATGATTTGCAGAACAACAATTGTAGCCACAGTTAAAATACATTGACTCTTTCcccaaaacctagtgagatgcCTATTTAGGCAGCAATTTTAGGCATCCTATGCACGCTTCTGATGCAAAAAGTGGTACTTCTAAAACTGTTTTCCTGTTCAAGCTCTCTTCAACCAGCCGCATGGTTCCCACATGTCCTTAAAGGTGTAgttcaacaataaataaataaataagcacaaaTCTCTCATCTTTGACTTTCCctcttgttgtttcaaaccccctatgattttctttttgttaGTCACTTTTTACTtcaattgcatattttttccattcaataaaaggTGACTTTGGGTGTCATTCTGTATTCTGTGTGTATATTCGAAAGTGTTACCATGTCTAGATTTATTGTCTTACCTGTTGTGTATTGGGAGCCTGGTCATCATGGCAGCAATAGATGTGGATTTGTGAGCGTTTTTGAGGGATTCAATGGGAAACTCCAGTGCCGGTTTCTTCTCCACTGGAACACCATGAGAGTCCAATGATGTCGCCGTCCTCTTCAAACTTTGCTCTTTGATGAAAGAAGCGTCCTGCTGCCACCCAGTCTTCCCTTCTCTCGATCTGAGCCTGTCCTTTACGCCCTGACTCGGTTCTGGGGAAGAGCATGTAGGAGACACCCAGGCTGCAGGTGAGGTTTGGCTGGACGTGGGCCGAAGAGCTGGGACCTTCCACAAGTTTAGTTTAGTAGGGTACGAAGACGGGTACGAAGTCGGTAGACTCATTCGGGGCTGTTTTATGAGTTTACCTGTATCAGAGGTCGCTGGGGTTGAGGAGGTTGTAGCTCCAATGGTGTGCTCACAAAGGAAAGGGTAATACAGGTGAGGAGGAAGTATAGATCGGTCAGTGTGTCTTTGTGGATGAGTGAGCTGTCCGGTTGATGCCAGAAAGGGTAGCGGAGAGATCTGAGCATGTGCGGTTGTGGTCGCAGAGCTTGCTGATGTAGGTATGCTTAATGCTGGGTTTAGGTATGAAAGGAGTCCGGGTGCCAACGGGTATCCAACACCAAGCAAAGATAGATTGAAACTAGGAGTGTCAGAGCATTCAAGTTGCCCAGTTGATGCTGGTGGGGGATAACAAGGTAAAGAAGAGGGCACAGAGTCAGACTTGTGTTTAGCACTGGACGTTTGGTTGCTAAGGATGCGCCATTGTTCTGAAAGCAAGGCCGCTGGCCCCGAAAGGCAGGTTTTTGAGAGCCTATAGTGTCGCAGTTTTGATTCTACTTCAACCGAGCGTGCTCGCAAGAGTTGCTCTTCCAGTGAAAACACATCCGCCATCACGAGTTCTGCTTCTTGCTTGGATTGCTTGGTTCCTCCTCTTGTCTCCAAAGGCTCTGGGCTCAAAACCGCCGACCCGTTTGTCTCGGCCATGTCTTCATCTTTCTCTGCTTCCCTCTCTGTTTCTACCTCCTCTATGTCTTCATTCACACCGACCTCCAGGCTTGCCGACGAATGAGGGGGCTCGTCCGACATCTCGGCACGATCAGAGTGACTCTTGGTGGGGCTGTGGGAGCGTAGACTTCCCTGCTGTGGCCGGAGTTGGTCTGGATGAAGCAGACTGCCCTTTTTATAAGGCCAGTCGGACTCGATGAGCAACGATAATGAGTTTTTGCACAAGCTGTACTTCATGTGGTTGTACAGGTGGGATTTTTCCATGCAGGTGAAAGGGCATTGGAAGCATTTGTAGTTGTAGGGTTTGCCCCACGGTCGCGGGATGTAGTGCGGCTTTTTGGGTTTCCTTTCCTTGTGCTTACAGCCCACTTTACAATCGTCTTTCGACATTACAGCGATACAAACGTGTGGTGATAAAGAAGCAATGCTGGAAAGGATGTGTAATTGCTCAAGAATGGGTTTCTTCCAGTtttgtgtatatttttatatctGCCTCCAAGTATGTGGATGTCATGCGTGCTACTGAATCATGTGAGTGTGTTTGGAGTGATTTAAATGCGAGGGTAAACTTTTAATTGATCAGAACTGGAGTCAAGTAGGAATGCATCCATCAGACGGCCAATATTTTCATCTCAGctgttgagaaaaaaaaagtatattaaacAAAGAGAAGAGCAAAAAAGTAATGTATGAGAATCAGCATTagatttaatgtaatgtaattatgcTGA containing:
- the LOC127634730 gene encoding proline-rich protein 35-like, producing the protein MSKDDCKVGCKHKERKPKKPHYIPRPWGKPYNYKCFQCPFTCMEKSHLYNHMKYSLCKNSLSLLIESDWPYKKGSLLHPDQLRPQQGSLRSHSPTKSHSDRAEMSDEPPHSSASLEVGVNEDIEEVETEREAEKDEDMAETNGSAVLSPEPLETRGGTKQSKQEAELVMADVFSLEEQLLRARSVEVESKLRHYRLSKTCLSGPAALLSEQWRILSNQTSSAKHKSDSVPSSLPCYPPPASTGQLECSDTPSFNLSLLGVGYPLAPGLLSYLNPALSIPTSASSATTTAHAQISPLPFLASTGQLTHPQRHTDRSILPPHLYYPFLCEHTIGATTSSTPATSDTGKLIKQPRMSLPTSYPSSYPTKLNLWKVPALRPTSSQTSPAAWVSPTCSSPEPSQGVKDRLRSREGKTGWQQDASFIKEQSLKRTATSLDSHGVPVEKKPALEFPIESLKNAHKSTSIAAMMTRLPIHNSDAASLLHMSEPLEARQRGMERDADPAAALLQDFSTLLQEYQSTEQRATTLPEQRHLWAHLGKIRSELSHIKLALERTARSNEGPLDLSVKKDLNTNMAGDATGRRIVGETKETIDGNCTDTEEEEDDDDDDDDQRRSSFKERRKCSLEALMKLNQSHVPVVKTEVLADGGFVVRAGTAEALWHSRTTKCEADSSVLCSKTLNRPPSIQHLDTLCPTSPLTTTDTMV